A part of Aegilops tauschii subsp. strangulata cultivar AL8/78 chromosome 2, Aet v6.0, whole genome shotgun sequence genomic DNA contains:
- the LOC109745226 gene encoding uncharacterized protein isoform X2, giving the protein MEDHPGHPISNYDFLSGNGCHTKKLVHKNYDQDSSSAKSGRSQQEASATSDSNLNEQHTSRPPSQSDNDNDHGKPDQHMIKPLLSLGNPETVAPPPMIDCSQSFAYVPYAADAYAGIFPGYASHAIVHPQLNAATNSRVPLPIEPAAEEPMFVNAKQYHAILRRRQIRAKLEAQNKLVKARKISATDLFGCLGNIQRTNLIREYIFVLMMKTSGRGIFLVSAYHVASCNIHLFSILVPEGLYPST; this is encoded by the exons TTTCTTGTCAGGGAATGGTTGTCATACGAAGAAATTAGTTCATAAGAACTACGACCAGGACTCCTCATCAGCCAAGTCTGGCCGGTCACAACAAGAAGCATCTGCAACGAGTGACAGTAATCTAAATGAGCAACACACCTCAAGACCCCCATCACAATCTG ACAATGACAATGATCATGGGAAGCCCGACCAGCACATGATAAAGCCGCTTTTATCTTTGGGGAACCCAGAGACTGTTGCTCCCCCGCCAATGATTGATTGTAGCCAATCATTT GCATATGTTCCTTATGCTGCTGATGCTTATGCTGGGATCTTTCCAGGATATGCCTCACACGCTATT GTTCATCCCCAATTAAATGCTGCAACAAACTCTCGTGTGCCGCTCCCTATTGAGCCTGCAGCAGAAGAGCCAATGTTTGTTAATGCAAAGCAATATCATGCAATTCTTAGGAGGAGGCAGATACGTGCTAAATTGGAGGCCCAAAATAAGCTCGTGAAAGCCCGGAAG ATTTCAGCTACAGATTTATTCGGCTGCCTTGGTAATATTCAGAGGACTAATCTGATCCGTGAGTACATTTTTGTACTAATGATGAAAACCTCTGGCAGAGGCATATTCCTAGTCAGTGCATACCATGTTGCAAGTTGCAACATTCATTTGTTCAGCATTTTAGTTCCTGAAGGCTTGTACCCATCTACCTAG
- the LOC109745226 gene encoding nuclear transcription factor Y subunit A-7 isoform X1 translates to MEDHPGHPISNYDFLSGNGCHTKKLVHKNYDQDSSSAKSGRSQQEASATSDSNLNEQHTSRPPSQSDNDNDHGKPDQHMIKPLLSLGNPETVAPPPMIDCSQSFAYVPYAADAYAGIFPGYASHAIVHPQLNAATNSRVPLPIEPAAEEPMFVNAKQYHAILRRRQIRAKLEAQNKLVKARKPYLHESRHRHAMKRARGTGGRFLNTKQLEEQKQVSGGASCTKVHGKNTLLQGSPAFAPSASAPSNMSSFSTTGMLANQERTCFPLVGFRPTVSFSALNGNGKLAPNGMHQRASMMR, encoded by the exons TTTCTTGTCAGGGAATGGTTGTCATACGAAGAAATTAGTTCATAAGAACTACGACCAGGACTCCTCATCAGCCAAGTCTGGCCGGTCACAACAAGAAGCATCTGCAACGAGTGACAGTAATCTAAATGAGCAACACACCTCAAGACCCCCATCACAATCTG ACAATGACAATGATCATGGGAAGCCCGACCAGCACATGATAAAGCCGCTTTTATCTTTGGGGAACCCAGAGACTGTTGCTCCCCCGCCAATGATTGATTGTAGCCAATCATTT GCATATGTTCCTTATGCTGCTGATGCTTATGCTGGGATCTTTCCAGGATATGCCTCACACGCTATT GTTCATCCCCAATTAAATGCTGCAACAAACTCTCGTGTGCCGCTCCCTATTGAGCCTGCAGCAGAAGAGCCAATGTTTGTTAATGCAAAGCAATATCATGCAATTCTTAGGAGGAGGCAGATACGTGCTAAATTGGAGGCCCAAAATAAGCTCGTGAAAGCCCGGAAG CCATACCTTCATGAATCTCGGCACCGCCATGCCATGAAGCGAGCTCGTGGAACAGGAGGGCGGTTCCTCAACACAAAGCAACTCGAGGAGCAGAAGCAGGTTTCAGGTGGTGCAAGCTGTACAAAGGTCCATGGCAAGAATACACTCCTTCAGGGTAGCCCGGCCTTCGCACCTTCGGCATCAGCTCCCTCCAACATGTCAAGCTTTTCAACAACCGGCATGCTGGCTAATCAGGAGCGCACCTGCTTCCCCTTGGTTGGCTTCCGTCCCACGGTTAGCTTCAGTGCACTGAATGGCAACGGGAAGCTGGCCCCGAACGGCATGCACCAGCGCGCTTCCATGATGAGGTAA